A section of the Citrus sinensis cultivar Valencia sweet orange chromosome 8, DVS_A1.0, whole genome shotgun sequence genome encodes:
- the LOC102626839 gene encoding cytosolic enolase 3: MSVQEYLNKHMLSRKIEDAVNAAVRAKSPDPVLFISNHMRKAVPSVITKIKARQILDSRGIPTVEVDLFTHKGMFRASVPSGDPSGMYEALELRDGDKGTYLGNSVNRAVKNINERISEALVGMDPILQSQIDQAMIDLDKTEKKGELGANAILAVSIAACKAGAVEKEVPLYKHIADLAGKTNLTLPVPAFTVISGGKHAGNNLAIQDIMILPIGASSFGEALQMGSETYHHLKAVIAEKYGAHGCNVGEDGGLAPNISSIREGLDLVKEAINRTGYNEKIKMAIDVAATDFCKGTKYDLDFKSPNKSGQNFKSGEDMIEMYKELCADYPIVSIEDPFDKEDWEHTKSVLQICQQVVGDDLLMSNPKRIERAIHDSTCNALLLKINQIGTVTEAIEVVKLANDVPWGVVISHRSGETEDSFIADLSVGLASGQIKAGAPCRGERLAKYNQLLHIEEELGDHAIYAGEDYRQCL, encoded by the exons ATGTCGGTGCAAGAGTACCTAAACAAGCACATGCTCTCTCGCAAAATTGAAGACGCCGTCAACGCCGCTGTCAGAGCCAAATCTCCCGATCCCGTCCTCTTCATC TCTAATCACATGCGAAAAGCGGTTCCGTCAGTGATAACGAAGATTAAAGCAAGGCAAATTTTGGACAGCCGAGGAATTCCAACAGTTGAAGTTGATTTATTCACTCATAAAGGCATGTTTCGAGCTTCGGTCCCTAGCGGTGATCCCTCCGGAAT GTATGAAGCTTTGGAGTTGCGAGATGGTGACAAAGGGACCTATCTTGGAAACAGTGTGAATAGAGCCGTTAAGAACATTAATGAGAGAATATCAGAAGCATTGGTTGGTATGGATCCAATCCTTCAGTCTCAAATTGATCAAGCCATGATAGACTTGGACAAAACAGAAAAGAAG GGTGAACTCGGAGCCAACGCTATTTTAGCTGTATCAATTGCAGCATGCAAAGCAGGAGCTGTCGAAAAGGAG GTTCCACTGTACAAACATATTGCTGATCTTGCTGGGAAAACCAACCTGACTCTTCCTGTCCCTGCCTTCACTGTAATAAGTGGTGGGAAGCATGCTGGGAATAATCTGGCCATTCAG GACATCATGATTCTCCCGATAGGAGCAAGTAGTTTTGGGGAGGCATTGCAAATGGGTTCTGAAACCTACCATCACTTGAAG GCTGTCATTGCAGAAAAATATGGTGCTCACGGATGTAATGTTGGTGAAGATGGTGGTTTGGCTCCAAACATCTCTAG TATAAGAGAAGGACTGGATCTTGTTAAAGAGGCCATCAACAGAACAGGGTATAATGAGAAGATAAAGATGGCTATTGATGTTGCTGCTACTGATTTTTGCAAAG GCACAAAGTATGATTTAGACTTCAAATCTCCGAACAAGTCTGGGCAAAATTTCAAGTCAGGAGAGGATATGATTGAGATGTACAAAGAACTTTGCGCTG ATTACCCAATTGTATCCATCGAGGATCCTTTCGACAAGGAAGATTGGGAACATACTAAGTCTGTTCTTCAAATTTGTCAGCAG GTAGTTGGAGATGACTTGTTGATGTCAAATCCAAAACGTATAGAGAGAGCTATTCATGATTCCACTTGCAATGCTCTTCTCCTCAAG ATAAATCAGATAGGAACAGTAACAGAGGCCATTGAAGTGGTCAAGCTGGCAAATGATGTTCCCTGGGGAGTGGTGATATCTCATAGATCTGGGGAAACTGAAGATTCTTTTATAGCTGACTTATCTGTTGGCCTCGCCTCTGGTCAGATCAAAGCAGGTGCTCCTTGCAGGGGAGAGCGTCTTGCAAAGTACAACCAG ttGCTCCACATTGAGGAAGAGCTTGGTGATCATGCAATTTATGCTGGTGAAGATTATAGGCAGTGTTTGTGA
- the LOC102627105 gene encoding probable sugar phosphate/phosphate translocator At3g11320, whose amino-acid sequence MKAPFSSMQAPKYGSFFTLGLITIWYSSNIGVILLNKYLLSSYGFKYPIFLTLCHMMACSLLSYVAVAWLKVAPMQHLKSRKQFFKISALGIIFCLSVVGGNVSLKYLPVSFNQAVGATTPFFTAVLAYLMTLKREGWLTYVTLVPVVTGVIIASGGEPSFHLFGFIMCISATAARALKTVLQGILLSSEGEKLNSMNLLMYMAPVAAIFLLPAALIMEKDVVGITIALARQDVEFLWYLMFNSSLAYFVNLTNFLVTKHTSALTLQVLGNAKGAVAVVVSILIFRNPVSVTGMAGYTLTVIGVILYNEAKRQSK is encoded by the exons atgaaagcTCCTTTCAGTTCCATGCAAGCACCAAAATATGGCAGTTTTTTCACACTCGGTCTTATTACAATATGGTATTCATCAAATATTGGAGTCATATTACTTAACAAATACTTGCTTAGCAGTTATGGATTCAAGTACCCAATTTTCCTCACATTGTGTCACATGATGGCTTGTTCTTTGCTGAGTTACGTTGCTGTGGCTTGGCTGAAAGTGGCACCAATGCAACACTTAAAGTCTCGAAAgcagttttttaaaatatctgcTCTTGGGATTATCTTTTGCTTATCTGTTGTGGGTGGCAATGTATCTTTGAAGTACCTCCCGGTGTCGTTTAATCAGGCTGTGGGCGCCACAACGCCGTTCTTCACGGCGGTTTTGGCTTATCTGATGACCCTCAAGAGGGAGGGCTGGCTTACTTATGTGACACTCGTTCCTGTTGTTACTGGCGTTATCATTGCCAGTGGG GGAGAACCAAGTTTTCATCTATTTGGATTCATAATGTGCATCAGTGCCACAGCAGCTCGAGCACTCAAGACAGTCCTGCAAGGGATTTTGCTCTCCTCTGAAGG AGAAAAGCTTAATTCGATGAACCTTCTCATGTACATGGCTCCAGTAGCTGCTATATTCCTTCTTCCTGCTGCACTAATAATGGAAAAAGATGTAGTTGGGATCACAATTGCACTTGCTAGACAAGATGTGGAGTTCTTATGGTATCTGATGTTCAACTCCTCACTTGCATATTTTGTCAATTTGACCAATTTCTTGGTCACCAAGCACACCAGTGCCTTAACTCTTCAG GTTCTTGGAAATGCAAAAGGAGCCGTTGCAGTGGTTGTATCAATTCTTATATTCAGAAATCCGGTATCTGTAACTGGTATGGCTGGCTACACTCTCACAGTAATTGGGGTCATCCTCTACAACGAAGCCAAGAGACAGAGTAAATGA
- the LOC102627400 gene encoding proliferating cell nuclear antigen yields the protein MLELRLVQGSLLKKVLEAIKELVNDANFDCSATGFSLQAMDSSHVALVALLLRSEGFEHYRCDRNISMGMNLNNVSKMLKCAGNDDIITLKADDGSDTVTFMFESPTQDKIADFEMKLMDIDSEHLGIPEAEYHAIVRMPSAEFARICKDLASIGDTVVVSVTKEGVKFSTRGDIGTANIVLRQNTTVDKPEEATIIEMHEPVSLTFALRYMNSFTRATPLSNTVTISLSSELPVVVEYKIAEMGYIRFYLAPKIEEDEDETKPQV from the exons ATGCTTGAGCTAAGGCTAGTTCAAGGATCCCTTCTCAAGAAAGTGCTGGAGGCCATCAAGGAGCTGGTCAACGATGCCAACTTTGACTGCTCGGCCACCGGTTTCTCTCTTCAAGCCATGGACTCCAGCCACGTGGCGCTGGTGGCCCTGCTGCTCAGATCGGAAGGCTTCGAGCACTACCGCTGTGACCGGAATATCTCTATGGGAATGAATCTCAATAACGTGTCGAAGATGCTTAAGTGTGCTGGCAACGATGACATCATCACTCTCAAGGCCGACGACGGCAGCGATACCGTTACTTTCATGTTTGAAAGTCCCA CTCAAGATAAGATTGCTGATTTTGAGATGAAACTGATGGACATTGATAGTGAGCATCTTGGTATACCGGAGGCTGAATACCATGCCATTGTAAGGATGCCTTCAGCTGAGTTTGCTAGAATTTGTAAAGATCTTGCCAGCATTGGTGACACAG TCGTGGTTTCTGTCACAAAGGAAGGTGTGAAGTTCTCTACCAGAGGTGATATTGGAACTGCTAATATTGTGCTCAGGCAAAATACTACAGTAGACAAG CCAGAAGAAgcaacaataattgaaatgcaTGAGCCAGTGTCATTGACTTTTGCTCTGAGATACATGAATTCATTCACAAGGGCTACTCCACTGTCGAATACTGTTACTATCAGCCTATCCTCAGAATTGCCAGTTGTGGTCGAATACAAGATTGCTGAGATGGGTTATATTAGATTCTACTTGGCACCCAAGATAGAAGAAGATGAGGATGAGACCAAGCCTCAAGTTTAA